A genomic stretch from Chloroflexota bacterium includes:
- a CDS encoding peptidoglycan bridge formation glycyltransferase FemA/FemB family protein, translating to MSRFRPATPADESAWQALLGRSPAGDFLHDWAWAEVAAFDGQVQRRFVVEEEGEIVAIAAAQERRLPLGRAFWYVPHGPVLDYADPQAADRLRAVTIGLREVGRASRVIAAKLEPRVEADSSAMAHFARLRPDPRTVQVGQTRLVDLTDDESLMGSFDKDTRYAVRRSQREGVEVRVLTDASDTTPIDELHGLVLETQRRAGFPRPPLERYRTAWKGLAGAGRASILEARRGDELLASGMLVLEGEQSFYLFAGSRREEPGEPKHYASYLLQWEMMRLARELGSRVHDLWGIAPAGAGPEHAWHGVGLFKKGFGGREVRWAGTWDVVIDPTVYRLRSVVAMARSAIPGRSR from the coding sequence ATGAGCCGCTTCCGGCCGGCGACGCCCGCTGACGAGTCCGCCTGGCAGGCGCTCCTTGGACGGAGCCCGGCCGGCGACTTCCTGCACGACTGGGCGTGGGCAGAGGTGGCAGCCTTCGACGGCCAGGTGCAGAGGCGCTTCGTGGTCGAGGAGGAGGGCGAGATCGTGGCGATCGCAGCAGCCCAGGAGCGTCGCCTGCCGCTTGGACGGGCCTTCTGGTACGTCCCGCACGGGCCCGTCCTCGACTACGCCGATCCCCAGGCTGCCGATCGGTTGCGCGCCGTGACAATTGGCCTGCGCGAGGTCGGCCGGGCCTCCCGGGTGATCGCGGCCAAGCTGGAGCCGCGTGTCGAGGCCGATTCGTCCGCGATGGCGCACTTCGCACGCCTGCGGCCCGATCCGCGAACCGTCCAGGTTGGCCAGACGCGCCTGGTGGATCTGACCGATGACGAATCGTTGATGGGCAGCTTCGACAAGGACACGCGCTACGCGGTGCGCCGCTCGCAGCGCGAAGGAGTGGAGGTCCGCGTCCTGACCGATGCGTCCGACACGACGCCGATCGACGAGCTCCACGGCCTGGTGCTCGAGACGCAGCGCCGAGCGGGCTTCCCGCGGCCGCCGCTCGAGCGCTATCGGACCGCGTGGAAAGGGCTCGCAGGCGCCGGCCGCGCCTCGATCCTGGAGGCCCGGCGGGGCGACGAGCTGCTCGCCTCCGGCATGCTGGTGCTGGAGGGCGAGCAATCCTTCTATCTCTTTGCCGGCTCGCGGCGCGAGGAGCCGGGCGAGCCGAAGCACTACGCCAGCTACCTGCTGCAGTGGGAGATGATGCGCCTCGCCCGCGAGCTCGGCAGCCGGGTTCACGACCTGTGGGGGATCGCTCCCGCTGGGGCCGGCCCGGAGCACGCCTGGCACGGGGTCGGCCTCTTCAAGAAAGGCTTCGGCGGCCGCGAGGTCCGATGGGCTGGCACCTGGGATGTCGTCATCGACCCCACCGTCTACCGCCTCCGCTCGGTGGTCGCGATGGCGCGCTCGGCCATCCCTGGGAGGTCCCGATGA
- a CDS encoding type II toxin-antitoxin system Phd/YefM family antitoxin, whose product MRTVTAMGLRARLGEILDAASSGERIVIERDHKPMAVLIPYEDAARLDPDEQERIRRSLEALDRLVARGKRLRASGLIPGDAPDAVTAIREERARDDL is encoded by the coding sequence ATGAGAACCGTGACTGCGATGGGCCTTCGGGCGCGCCTGGGCGAGATCCTCGACGCAGCTTCTTCCGGCGAGCGGATCGTGATCGAGCGTGACCATAAGCCGATGGCGGTCTTGATCCCTTACGAGGACGCCGCCCGCCTCGATCCGGACGAGCAGGAGCGCATCCGGCGCAGCCTCGAGGCTCTTGACCGACTGGTGGCCCGCGGCAAGCGCCTCCGGGCCTCGGGTCTCATTCCCGGGGACGCGCCAGATGCAGTGACGGCGATCCGTGAGGAGCGGGCGCGCGATGACCTCTAG
- a CDS encoding peptidoglycan bridge formation glycyltransferase FemA/FemB family protein, which produces MPELSAFYVTDRDAWNAFVEQAPYRSFPQLWEWGELREPAGWRAIRFAVGEREERPLAGAQVLIRTVPVVGWRLGYAPRGPIGQFDEPETRRSLVAAMRHLRVLEGIATLKVDPEATAGEPLSAELLGPRWRPSAKVQPPRTRVIDLSLDEDALLAGMRKKHRQYVHKAERAGIQVEQLATNAPPNEAATALTDFYAIYRETAERAGFAVRVQEYYERVWSLFGPGGHARLFFATLDGERVATLFHFTCGDRAAEAYGGMTDAGAASHANYLLKWEAMRAFKAAGFSSYDLWGIATGGIAQFKEGFGGRQIDYVGARDLPLRTAQDAALRLLLPAYGIAQRARLRLTGHKLAGSDD; this is translated from the coding sequence ATGCCTGAGCTCTCCGCCTTCTACGTCACCGACCGCGACGCCTGGAACGCCTTCGTCGAACAGGCCCCGTACCGCAGCTTCCCGCAGCTCTGGGAGTGGGGCGAGCTGCGCGAGCCGGCCGGGTGGCGTGCCATCCGGTTCGCGGTAGGGGAGCGCGAGGAGCGGCCGCTGGCGGGCGCCCAGGTGCTGATCCGCACCGTGCCGGTCGTCGGCTGGCGCCTCGGGTATGCGCCGCGGGGCCCGATCGGCCAGTTCGACGAGCCGGAGACTCGCCGATCCCTGGTCGCGGCCATGCGCCACCTGCGCGTCCTGGAAGGGATAGCCACCCTCAAGGTGGACCCCGAGGCCACGGCAGGCGAACCGCTCAGTGCGGAGCTTCTTGGCCCCCGTTGGCGGCCGTCGGCCAAGGTGCAGCCGCCGCGGACCCGGGTCATCGACCTCTCACTCGACGAGGACGCGCTCCTGGCCGGCATGCGCAAGAAGCACCGGCAGTACGTCCACAAGGCAGAACGCGCCGGGATCCAGGTCGAGCAGCTCGCCACGAACGCCCCGCCCAACGAGGCGGCCACCGCCCTGACCGACTTCTACGCGATCTACCGGGAGACCGCCGAGCGCGCGGGATTCGCGGTCCGCGTGCAGGAGTACTACGAACGCGTCTGGAGCCTCTTCGGCCCGGGCGGCCACGCCCGGCTCTTCTTCGCCACCCTGGACGGCGAGCGCGTGGCGACGCTCTTCCACTTCACATGCGGCGACCGCGCCGCAGAGGCCTACGGCGGCATGACCGATGCCGGCGCGGCCTCGCACGCCAACTATCTGCTCAAGTGGGAGGCGATGCGCGCCTTCAAGGCCGCCGGCTTCTCCAGCTACGACCTGTGGGGCATCGCGACCGGCGGCATCGCGCAGTTCAAGGAGGGCTTCGGCGGCCGACAGATCGACTACGTCGGCGCCCGGGACCTTCCGCTCCGCACCGCCCAGGACGCGGCCCTCCGGTTGCTCCTGCCCGCCTACGGCATCGCCCAGCGAGCCCGCCTGCGGCTCACTGGTCACAAGCTCGCGGGCAGCGACGACTGA
- a CDS encoding UDP-N-acetylmuramoyl-L-alanyl-D-glutamate--2,6-diaminopimelate ligase — MSAPRLMGLGELTDAIGPERVVGVPVGEVRSLAYDSRHATAGTLFFAVPGDHVDGHDFIADAVARGARAVVAERETPGLAVPQLLVPRTRDALGDAADAWYGRPSERLEVIGVTGTDGKTTTCYLAVAALQAGARRPGMIGTVAVRVGDMEWPNRDRNTTPEALELQALLAGMVEAGNDCVVMEATSHGLAQSRVRNCRFRVAIVTNVTSEHLEFHGTLEAYRAAKAMLVEEAPISILNADDPAFGYFRDRARDRVLTYGTDSSADVRATDIEARADGTTFTATTPSWSAEVSLKLPGAFNVHNALAALALAEVEGVDLAAAAAALGGVSGVPGRMERIDAGQPFGVVVDYAHTAESLEKVLSTLRPLTKGRLIVVLGSAGERDRVKRPALGRVAAELADLAIVADEDPRLEDPRVINEAIADGAREAGARDGENLWVIDDRRQAVAHAIRLAEAGDMILLAGKGHEGSIIYGREKRWWDEREVARQELATAGFSADA, encoded by the coding sequence ATGAGCGCACCACGCTTGATGGGCCTCGGCGAGCTGACCGACGCCATCGGTCCGGAACGGGTGGTCGGCGTGCCGGTCGGCGAGGTCCGCTCCCTCGCCTACGACTCGCGGCACGCCACTGCGGGCACACTCTTCTTCGCGGTTCCCGGCGACCATGTCGACGGGCATGACTTCATCGCCGATGCGGTGGCGCGCGGCGCACGAGCGGTGGTCGCCGAGCGGGAGACCCCTGGCCTCGCCGTCCCGCAGCTGCTTGTGCCCCGCACCCGCGACGCACTGGGCGATGCCGCCGACGCCTGGTACGGGCGCCCCTCGGAGCGCCTGGAGGTGATCGGCGTGACCGGCACCGACGGCAAGACCACGACCTGCTACCTGGCCGTCGCCGCGCTGCAGGCCGGCGCGCGCCGGCCGGGGATGATCGGCACGGTGGCGGTACGGGTCGGCGACATGGAGTGGCCCAATAGGGATCGGAACACAACCCCGGAGGCGCTGGAGCTCCAGGCGCTGCTGGCGGGCATGGTCGAGGCCGGCAACGATTGCGTGGTGATGGAGGCGACCAGCCACGGACTCGCCCAGTCACGCGTCCGCAACTGCCGCTTCCGGGTCGCGATTGTGACCAACGTGACCAGCGAGCACCTCGAGTTCCACGGCACGCTGGAGGCGTATCGGGCGGCCAAGGCGATGCTGGTCGAGGAGGCGCCGATTTCCATCCTGAATGCCGATGACCCAGCCTTCGGCTACTTCCGCGACCGAGCTCGTGACCGGGTCCTCACCTACGGGACCGATTCCTCCGCCGACGTCCGCGCCACTGATATCGAGGCCCGCGCCGACGGCACGACCTTCACGGCCACCACGCCCAGCTGGAGCGCCGAGGTCAGCCTGAAGCTGCCAGGTGCCTTCAACGTGCACAACGCCCTGGCGGCGCTGGCCCTGGCCGAGGTCGAGGGCGTTGACCTCGCTGCAGCGGCCGCCGCCCTTGGCGGCGTCAGCGGCGTTCCCGGCCGAATGGAGCGGATCGACGCTGGTCAGCCGTTCGGGGTGGTGGTCGACTACGCGCACACCGCCGAGTCGCTCGAGAAGGTGCTCAGCACCCTTCGTCCGCTGACAAAGGGGCGACTGATCGTGGTCCTCGGTTCGGCGGGGGAGCGCGACCGGGTCAAGCGTCCCGCCCTGGGGCGCGTGGCGGCCGAGCTGGCCGACCTCGCCATCGTGGCGGACGAGGACCCCCGCCTGGAAGATCCGCGGGTCATCAACGAGGCGATCGCCGACGGGGCGCGCGAAGCTGGCGCTCGCGACGGCGAGAACCTCTGGGTCATCGACGACCGCCGGCAGGCGGTCGCACACGCCATCCGCCTGGCGGAGGCGGGCGACATGATCCTGCTGGCCGGCAAGGGGCACGAGGGCAGCATCATCTACGGCCGCGAGAAGCGCTGGTGGGACGAGCGCGAGGTGGCTCGCCAGGAACTCGCCACGGCCGGATTCAGCGCCGATGCCTGA
- a CDS encoding type II toxin-antitoxin system VapC family toxin produces the protein MASALVVDASVAVAITVQEAGHDRAVTILRERRAAGSKLLVPAFFWLEVANVLVRRYRQRPGVVLEAIVDLENLGLESIALDRPQLLLTIDAMERGGLSAYDAAYLALAESANAQLTTADRRLAAAAGSRALPIGGGRTIKEAREPYPESWAAWPGAAAYLKQLRAQVVGQANG, from the coding sequence GTGGCCTCGGCGCTCGTAGTCGACGCCTCGGTCGCCGTGGCGATCACCGTCCAAGAAGCGGGTCACGACCGCGCCGTTACGATCCTCCGAGAGCGCCGGGCCGCCGGTAGCAAGCTGCTGGTGCCTGCATTCTTTTGGCTCGAGGTGGCCAACGTCCTCGTCAGGCGCTATCGCCAGCGGCCTGGGGTGGTGCTCGAAGCAATCGTTGACTTGGAGAACCTTGGTCTGGAGTCTATTGCGCTCGACCGGCCGCAACTGTTGCTCACGATCGACGCAATGGAGCGCGGCGGCCTTTCGGCCTACGACGCCGCGTATCTAGCCCTCGCGGAGTCCGCCAATGCGCAGCTCACGACTGCCGACCGACGCCTCGCTGCTGCAGCCGGCAGCCGGGCCTTACCGATCGGTGGCGGTCGCACAATCAAGGAAGCCCGCGAGCCCTACCCGGAATCCTGGGCGGCGTGGCCGGGGGCCGCCGCCTATCTCAAGCAGCTTCGCGCGCAGGTGGTCGGCCAGGCCAACGGGTAG